A single region of the Malus sylvestris chromosome 8, drMalSylv7.2, whole genome shotgun sequence genome encodes:
- the LOC126631396 gene encoding protein TPR3-like yields MAAISQRDAIYSILHYLDLNNLGETARTLERESGLFFSFPYFEECFIHGEFDEAEEYFNGFTTVHDNIYSTKVIFELRWHKFLEALEDNNYEEANELLHEELTTFLPYNQNLIAQATEIMNLHDVSIYLRLQDYGDLMEAKSAAMINIRRSLEANPRLVGKIRYRIPNHYSSGGLANLPVVLQIPRASPAALQPPTTPLLVQVHFRLVPGFGYWVVINVIRRQDIV; encoded by the exons ATGGCTGCTATTTCACAAAGAGATGCGATTTACTCCATTTTGCACTACCTTGACCTCAACAATCTTGGAGAAACAGCTCGAAC ACTTGAGAGGGAATCCGGCTTGTTCTTCAGCTTTCCATACTTTGAAGAATGTTTCATTCACGGAGAGTTTGACGAGGCAGAAGAGTACTTCAACGGCTTCACCACAGTGCATGACAACATCTACTCTACGAAGGTCATTTTTGAGCTTCGTTGGCACAAATTCTTGGAGGCATTGGAGGA TAATAACTATGAGGAGGCAAATGAACTTCTCCATGAAGAACTCACAACCTTCCTGCCGTACAATCAAAACTTGATTGCACAGGCGACCGAGATTATGAACCTACATGACGTTAG TATCTACCTACGACTTCAGGACTATGGAGACCTTATGGAAGCAAAAAGTGCGGCAATGATAAATATAAGGAGATCTTTAGAGGCCAATCCACGTCTGGTTGGGAAAATCCGATATCGAATTCCAAACCACTACAGTAGTGGTGGCCTTGCCAATCTACCCGTAGTTCTGCAAATTCCACGAGCATCTCCAGCAGCATTACAACCTCCAACAACTCCGTTGCTTGTACAAGTCCATTTCAGGCTTGTTCCAGGCTTCGGATATTGGGTTGTTATTAATGTAATTAGGAGGCAGGACATTGTTTAA